One genomic region from Paramormyrops kingsleyae isolate MSU_618 chromosome 24, PKINGS_0.4, whole genome shotgun sequence encodes:
- the znf346 gene encoding zinc finger protein 346 isoform X2, producing MESVCIYRRGRRRVSPVGRRCAGGSGEPNTLRSDAVNKMIKENGHLFSDSQCKVCNAVLISESQKLAHYQSKKHANKVRRYMSIHKNEEPSVKRFKSSSDDNASNNGEVDRNKACSVCNMTFPAPVVAESHYQGKVHAKNLKLKMHGFQSPALPPGKTQAKRKAEGQGVAPLSPAEGDPDRFCAICHASFNNPLMAKQHYVGKKHKKQLTKIKLLEAYGPSAAPASTVKGYPCTVCNIELNSVEQYQAHISGSKHKNHMKAKNGNGAGAALKATEPYPADQDPAPEDWKTFTPVYQ from the exons ATGGAGAGTGTCTGTATTTACCGTCGGGGGCGGCGGAGGGTAAGCCCGGTCGGGCGTCGATGTGCGGGGGGAAGCGGAGAGCCGAACACGCTGCGCTCCGATGCCG TGAACAAGATGATTAAGGAAAACGGCCACCTGTTCTCTGACTCTCAGTGCAAAGTGTGTAATGCTGTCCTAATTTCGGAGTCGCAAAAACTGGCCCATTATCAG AGCAAGAAACACGCGAATAAAGTACGGAGATATATGAGCATTCACAAGAACGAAGAGCCTTCAGTGAAGAGATTCAAGTCTTCCTCAGATGACAAT GCCAGTAACAACGGTGAGGTAGATCGTAACAAAGCTTGTTCTGTCTGCAACATGACGTTCCCGGCTCCAGTCGTGGCCGAGTCGCATTACCAAGGCAAGGTGCACGCCAAGAATCTGAAGCTGAAGATGCATGGATTCCAGTCTCCAG CCTTGCCCCCTGGGAAAACCCAGGCTAAGAGGAAGGCGGAGGGGCAGGGCGTAGCGCCCCTGAGTCCGGCCGAGGGAGACCCCGACCGATTCTGCGCCATTTGCCACGCCTCCTTCAACAACCCCCTGATGGCCAAGCAGCACTACGTGGGGAAGAAACACAAGAAGCAGCTGACAAAGATAAAGCTTCTGGAGGCTTACGGGCCTAGCGCAGCCCCCG CGTCGACGGTGAAAGGTTACCCCTGTACAGTGTGCAACATAGAACTGAACTCCGTGGAGCAATATCAAGCTCACATCAGCGGGTCTAAACACAAAAATCA TATGAAGGCGAAGAATGGAAACGGAGCCGGGGCGGCCCTGAAAGCGACTGAGCCCTACCCGGCGGACCAGGACCCTGCTCCGGAGGACTGGAAGACCTTCACCCCCGTATACCAGTGA
- the znf346 gene encoding zinc finger protein 346 isoform X1, with product MQHFPYRLQTKTVPTPVTLLRCHFMLVVQCPLVRASPAHEPIAPHLKLNLARRGAGEASLFPTSLSLLNKMIKENGHLFSDSQCKVCNAVLISESQKLAHYQSKKHANKVRRYMSIHKNEEPSVKRFKSSSDDNASNNGEVDRNKACSVCNMTFPAPVVAESHYQGKVHAKNLKLKMHGFQSPALPPGKTQAKRKAEGQGVAPLSPAEGDPDRFCAICHASFNNPLMAKQHYVGKKHKKQLTKIKLLEAYGPSAAPASTVKGYPCTVCNIELNSVEQYQAHISGSKHKNHMKAKNGNGAGAALKATEPYPADQDPAPEDWKTFTPVYQ from the exons ATGCAACATTTTCCCTACCGCCTACAGACTAAAACCGTGCCGACTCCAGTAACACTGCTGCGCTGTCATTTTATGCTAGTCGTACAGTGCCCACTGGTGCGTGCATCGCCAGCTCACGAACCGATCGCACCGCATCTGAAATTAAATCTGGCCAGACGCGGCGCTGGTGAGGCGAGCCTTTTTCCTACCTCTCTCAGCCTAC TGAACAAGATGATTAAGGAAAACGGCCACCTGTTCTCTGACTCTCAGTGCAAAGTGTGTAATGCTGTCCTAATTTCGGAGTCGCAAAAACTGGCCCATTATCAG AGCAAGAAACACGCGAATAAAGTACGGAGATATATGAGCATTCACAAGAACGAAGAGCCTTCAGTGAAGAGATTCAAGTCTTCCTCAGATGACAAT GCCAGTAACAACGGTGAGGTAGATCGTAACAAAGCTTGTTCTGTCTGCAACATGACGTTCCCGGCTCCAGTCGTGGCCGAGTCGCATTACCAAGGCAAGGTGCACGCCAAGAATCTGAAGCTGAAGATGCATGGATTCCAGTCTCCAG CCTTGCCCCCTGGGAAAACCCAGGCTAAGAGGAAGGCGGAGGGGCAGGGCGTAGCGCCCCTGAGTCCGGCCGAGGGAGACCCCGACCGATTCTGCGCCATTTGCCACGCCTCCTTCAACAACCCCCTGATGGCCAAGCAGCACTACGTGGGGAAGAAACACAAGAAGCAGCTGACAAAGATAAAGCTTCTGGAGGCTTACGGGCCTAGCGCAGCCCCCG CGTCGACGGTGAAAGGTTACCCCTGTACAGTGTGCAACATAGAACTGAACTCCGTGGAGCAATATCAAGCTCACATCAGCGGGTCTAAACACAAAAATCA TATGAAGGCGAAGAATGGAAACGGAGCCGGGGCGGCCCTGAAAGCGACTGAGCCCTACCCGGCGGACCAGGACCCTGCTCCGGAGGACTGGAAGACCTTCACCCCCGTATACCAGTGA
- the znf346 gene encoding zinc finger protein 346 isoform X5 has product MADGGLNGECLYLPSGAAEVNKMIKENGHLFSDSQCKVCNAVLISESQKLAHYQSKKHANKVRRYMSIHKNEEPSVKRFKSSSDDNASNNGEVDRNKACSVCNMTFPAPVVAESHYQGKVHAKNLKLKMHGFQSPALPPGKTQAKRKAEGQGVAPLSPAEGDPDRFCAICHASFNNPLMAKQHYVGKKHKKQLTKIKLLEAYGPSAAPASTVKGYPCTVCNIELNSVEQYQAHISGSKHKNHMKAKNGNGAGAALKATEPYPADQDPAPEDWKTFTPVYQ; this is encoded by the exons ATGGCGGACGGAGGCCTGAATGGAGAGTGTCTGTATTTACCGTCGGGGGCGGCGGAGG TGAACAAGATGATTAAGGAAAACGGCCACCTGTTCTCTGACTCTCAGTGCAAAGTGTGTAATGCTGTCCTAATTTCGGAGTCGCAAAAACTGGCCCATTATCAG AGCAAGAAACACGCGAATAAAGTACGGAGATATATGAGCATTCACAAGAACGAAGAGCCTTCAGTGAAGAGATTCAAGTCTTCCTCAGATGACAAT GCCAGTAACAACGGTGAGGTAGATCGTAACAAAGCTTGTTCTGTCTGCAACATGACGTTCCCGGCTCCAGTCGTGGCCGAGTCGCATTACCAAGGCAAGGTGCACGCCAAGAATCTGAAGCTGAAGATGCATGGATTCCAGTCTCCAG CCTTGCCCCCTGGGAAAACCCAGGCTAAGAGGAAGGCGGAGGGGCAGGGCGTAGCGCCCCTGAGTCCGGCCGAGGGAGACCCCGACCGATTCTGCGCCATTTGCCACGCCTCCTTCAACAACCCCCTGATGGCCAAGCAGCACTACGTGGGGAAGAAACACAAGAAGCAGCTGACAAAGATAAAGCTTCTGGAGGCTTACGGGCCTAGCGCAGCCCCCG CGTCGACGGTGAAAGGTTACCCCTGTACAGTGTGCAACATAGAACTGAACTCCGTGGAGCAATATCAAGCTCACATCAGCGGGTCTAAACACAAAAATCA TATGAAGGCGAAGAATGGAAACGGAGCCGGGGCGGCCCTGAAAGCGACTGAGCCCTACCCGGCGGACCAGGACCCTGCTCCGGAGGACTGGAAGACCTTCACCCCCGTATACCAGTGA
- the znf346 gene encoding zinc finger protein 346 isoform X6: MVNKMIKENGHLFSDSQCKVCNAVLISESQKLAHYQSKKHANKVRRYMSIHKNEEPSVKRFKSSSDDNASNNGEVDRNKACSVCNMTFPAPVVAESHYQGKVHAKNLKLKMHGFQSPALPPGKTQAKRKAEGQGVAPLSPAEGDPDRFCAICHASFNNPLMAKQHYVGKKHKKQLTKIKLLEAYGPSAAPASTVKGYPCTVCNIELNSVEQYQAHISGSKHKNHMKAKNGNGAGAALKATEPYPADQDPAPEDWKTFTPVYQ; this comes from the exons ATGG TGAACAAGATGATTAAGGAAAACGGCCACCTGTTCTCTGACTCTCAGTGCAAAGTGTGTAATGCTGTCCTAATTTCGGAGTCGCAAAAACTGGCCCATTATCAG AGCAAGAAACACGCGAATAAAGTACGGAGATATATGAGCATTCACAAGAACGAAGAGCCTTCAGTGAAGAGATTCAAGTCTTCCTCAGATGACAAT GCCAGTAACAACGGTGAGGTAGATCGTAACAAAGCTTGTTCTGTCTGCAACATGACGTTCCCGGCTCCAGTCGTGGCCGAGTCGCATTACCAAGGCAAGGTGCACGCCAAGAATCTGAAGCTGAAGATGCATGGATTCCAGTCTCCAG CCTTGCCCCCTGGGAAAACCCAGGCTAAGAGGAAGGCGGAGGGGCAGGGCGTAGCGCCCCTGAGTCCGGCCGAGGGAGACCCCGACCGATTCTGCGCCATTTGCCACGCCTCCTTCAACAACCCCCTGATGGCCAAGCAGCACTACGTGGGGAAGAAACACAAGAAGCAGCTGACAAAGATAAAGCTTCTGGAGGCTTACGGGCCTAGCGCAGCCCCCG CGTCGACGGTGAAAGGTTACCCCTGTACAGTGTGCAACATAGAACTGAACTCCGTGGAGCAATATCAAGCTCACATCAGCGGGTCTAAACACAAAAATCA TATGAAGGCGAAGAATGGAAACGGAGCCGGGGCGGCCCTGAAAGCGACTGAGCCCTACCCGGCGGACCAGGACCCTGCTCCGGAGGACTGGAAGACCTTCACCCCCGTATACCAGTGA
- the znf346 gene encoding zinc finger protein 346 isoform X4, which translates to MATLTSFYSADRPRLPPSAAHHKRSELPLNKMIKENGHLFSDSQCKVCNAVLISESQKLAHYQSKKHANKVRRYMSIHKNEEPSVKRFKSSSDDNASNNGEVDRNKACSVCNMTFPAPVVAESHYQGKVHAKNLKLKMHGFQSPALPPGKTQAKRKAEGQGVAPLSPAEGDPDRFCAICHASFNNPLMAKQHYVGKKHKKQLTKIKLLEAYGPSAAPASTVKGYPCTVCNIELNSVEQYQAHISGSKHKNHMKAKNGNGAGAALKATEPYPADQDPAPEDWKTFTPVYQ; encoded by the exons TGAACAAGATGATTAAGGAAAACGGCCACCTGTTCTCTGACTCTCAGTGCAAAGTGTGTAATGCTGTCCTAATTTCGGAGTCGCAAAAACTGGCCCATTATCAG AGCAAGAAACACGCGAATAAAGTACGGAGATATATGAGCATTCACAAGAACGAAGAGCCTTCAGTGAAGAGATTCAAGTCTTCCTCAGATGACAAT GCCAGTAACAACGGTGAGGTAGATCGTAACAAAGCTTGTTCTGTCTGCAACATGACGTTCCCGGCTCCAGTCGTGGCCGAGTCGCATTACCAAGGCAAGGTGCACGCCAAGAATCTGAAGCTGAAGATGCATGGATTCCAGTCTCCAG CCTTGCCCCCTGGGAAAACCCAGGCTAAGAGGAAGGCGGAGGGGCAGGGCGTAGCGCCCCTGAGTCCGGCCGAGGGAGACCCCGACCGATTCTGCGCCATTTGCCACGCCTCCTTCAACAACCCCCTGATGGCCAAGCAGCACTACGTGGGGAAGAAACACAAGAAGCAGCTGACAAAGATAAAGCTTCTGGAGGCTTACGGGCCTAGCGCAGCCCCCG CGTCGACGGTGAAAGGTTACCCCTGTACAGTGTGCAACATAGAACTGAACTCCGTGGAGCAATATCAAGCTCACATCAGCGGGTCTAAACACAAAAATCA TATGAAGGCGAAGAATGGAAACGGAGCCGGGGCGGCCCTGAAAGCGACTGAGCCCTACCCGGCGGACCAGGACCCTGCTCCGGAGGACTGGAAGACCTTCACCCCCGTATACCAGTGA